One window of the Candidatus Zixiibacteriota bacterium genome contains the following:
- a CDS encoding putative Sulfatase (Evidence 3 : Putative function from multiple computational evidences), whose product MAPSIFKTIRSIMPEKISLWLAVYLIGLVSFALFRALFLLFHFSLIDTARAADIAEAFIIGARYDTVTLCIMILPFFLITIWPRIKMESNSFRRFFLLTVTIIFCLFFFALTADIKYFDNFGSRLNFWAIEYADSPAMYFYSIFNITGFWYLIAAWPGATAILYIILRKIYRSLIADKQHAGPGRLVISYLLFLALLIIGIRGSFGAKPLDWGTAIFGHNQVLNQSALNGIYTLTHSILEASAEGEADYAGDLTPENISAARTDVIKMLDITPVDSTSLAHKTVSRHQIGFRPNVVVVIMESWSGEWIGALGSKLGVTPHFDSLAAHGILFTNFYANGVRTNRGIPAVLCSFPSLSGRAIMKRYAASLPFRSLAQVLGDYDYHSIFAYGGDINFDNMEGFLRASGYQQFFSESDFPGAPELGKWGLADDAVFKQLSQRMNSFPRPFQLGVMTISNHDPYMIPDDRFKIYPGSDPESRQYNVLYYTDWALGQFIAETRQLPLFDSTVFVFVADHCAHQYPKYPLAPDNFHIPLLIYAPGILGDSGVIVSKTGSQVDIIPTVVDLLGLSPTLYSWGRDLLSLPSDDPGFAVIVGEDRLGLIEPPYFFFDWVKIGKYMYDMRATDYLEHDILRDHSDTAAIMERRLASYIRLAEYLSRGRSK is encoded by the coding sequence ATGGCCCCATCAATATTTAAAACCATCCGCTCCATAATGCCGGAGAAGATATCGCTCTGGCTGGCCGTCTATCTTATCGGACTGGTGTCTTTTGCTCTCTTTCGCGCCCTTTTTCTCCTCTTTCATTTCTCTTTAATAGACACCGCCCGCGCCGCCGATATTGCCGAGGCTTTCATTATCGGGGCCCGTTATGATACCGTCACTCTTTGCATTATGATTCTGCCTTTTTTTCTGATTACCATTTGGCCGCGAATAAAAATGGAATCGAACTCCTTCCGCCGCTTCTTCCTGCTTACTGTGACCATTATCTTCTGCCTTTTCTTCTTCGCCCTGACGGCCGACATAAAGTATTTTGATAATTTCGGGAGCCGTCTCAATTTCTGGGCGATTGAATACGCCGATTCGCCCGCCATGTACTTTTATTCCATTTTCAATATCACCGGTTTCTGGTACTTGATCGCCGCCTGGCCGGGTGCTACCGCCATCTTGTATATCATACTCCGCAAAATCTATCGGTCTCTCATTGCCGATAAACAGCATGCCGGGCCGGGCCGCCTTGTGATTTCATATCTTCTCTTTCTGGCTCTCCTGATAATCGGCATTCGCGGCAGTTTCGGCGCCAAACCGCTCGATTGGGGCACCGCCATCTTCGGTCACAACCAGGTCCTGAATCAATCCGCTCTTAACGGAATTTATACCCTGACCCACTCCATTCTCGAGGCCAGTGCCGAAGGGGAAGCCGATTACGCCGGCGATCTGACGCCGGAAAATATAAGCGCCGCGAGAACCGACGTGATAAAAATGCTCGATATTACTCCCGTCGATTCCACTTCCCTGGCGCATAAAACTGTTTCTCGCCATCAGATTGGCTTTCGGCCCAATGTCGTCGTTGTGATAATGGAATCTTGGTCGGGCGAATGGATCGGTGCTCTCGGCTCCAAATTGGGCGTAACACCTCATTTTGATTCGCTGGCGGCCCACGGCATTCTATTCACGAATTTCTACGCCAATGGCGTTCGCACCAATCGCGGGATTCCGGCCGTTCTCTGTTCCTTCCCCTCGCTTTCCGGACGGGCCATCATGAAACGATATGCCGCCAGTCTGCCGTTTCGCTCCCTGGCGCAGGTTCTCGGCGACTATGACTATCATTCCATTTTCGCCTACGGGGGTGACATAAATTTTGACAACATGGAAGGATTTCTCCGTGCCTCCGGATACCAGCAGTTTTTCAGCGAAAGCGATTTCCCCGGCGCCCCCGAACTCGGCAAATGGGGGCTGGCCGATGATGCTGTCTTTAAGCAGTTAAGCCAACGGATGAATTCATTTCCCCGGCCGTTCCAGTTGGGCGTTATGACCATAAGTAACCATGATCCCTACATGATTCCCGACGATCGTTTCAAAATATATCCCGGAAGCGATCCCGAGTCGCGACAGTACAATGTCCTCTATTACACCGACTGGGCTCTCGGCCAGTTTATCGCGGAAACCCGTCAACTGCCGTTATTTGACAGCACCGTCTTCGTCTTCGTCGCCGACCACTGCGCCCATCAGTATCCCAAATATCCTCTGGCGCCGGACAATTTTCATATTCCTCTTTTGATTTATGCCCCCGGAATTCTGGGCGACAGCGGCGTCATCGTTTCCAAAACCGGAAGTCAGGTCGATATTATCCCCACCGTCGTCGACCTTCTCGGCCTTTCTCCCACCCTTTATTCCTGGGGACGGGATCTATTGTCATTGCCTTCCGACGATCCGGGATTCGCCGTCATTGTCGGCGAGGATCGTCTCGGGCTGATTGAACCTCCTTATTTCTTTTTCGATTGGGTCAAAATCGGCAAATATATGTACGACATGCGCGCTACCGATTATCTCGAGCACGATATCCTTCGCGACCACTCTGATACAGCCGCCATAATGGAGCGCCGGCTCGCGTCTTATATCCGTCTCGCCGAATACCTCTCCCGCGGCCGTAGCAAGTAG
- a CDS encoding DNA primase, whose product MSGTIPQNVIEQVRQASDIVDLIGQYVRLKKRGRNFTALCPFHTEKTPSFSVSPDRQIYHCFGCGKGGNIFTFLMEHENMTFVEAVKFLARKANIIIPEKKEDFSAREDLERLHYAHQVALEYFQKQLRSEKYGEPVMNYLKGKRRLTEQSIVQFKLGVSGDEWDGLLNYALRKDLFPKDLEKAGLIIHSDKKDSYFDRFRQRLMIPIFNLSDKPIAFGGRALRKGETAKYMNSPETLLYSKSSILYGLNFSRQAIREQNAVIIVEGYFDFISLFQAGVTNVVASSGTAFTPQQARLLARFADMAYLFFDADSAGQTAAVRSVDALYDAGMEVLVMIPPEGEDPDSVAIKGGREAIENIRLNALRYLDFRTRKIDLKTVGIIGKEKLIKELAEVASRIADSTRRQLFIDEAAERLETKSQNLLNLLPVTESSPKGRTLINPPKKIVDIERELLSLLLGHPEYIDTVNEEIALDDFQSENYAKIYSLMLTVYKNEGSVSESMLIDMIDDKSLSGEISALVQTDWPETDIPILIRDYMKKISYFKRERLIDKLKAELARAEETGDPKLSARLAEEIAVLVKQREE is encoded by the coding sequence ATGAGCGGTACCATTCCTCAAAATGTTATCGAGCAGGTCCGTCAGGCCAGCGATATTGTCGATCTCATCGGGCAGTATGTCCGCCTGAAAAAACGCGGCCGCAATTTTACCGCGCTCTGCCCTTTCCATACCGAGAAAACCCCCTCCTTCTCGGTCTCACCCGATCGCCAGATCTATCATTGCTTCGGGTGCGGCAAGGGGGGCAATATCTTTACATTTTTAATGGAACACGAGAATATGACCTTCGTCGAGGCCGTGAAATTTTTGGCGCGCAAAGCCAATATCATCATCCCGGAAAAAAAAGAAGATTTCTCGGCCCGCGAGGATCTCGAACGCTTGCACTACGCTCATCAGGTCGCTCTGGAATATTTTCAGAAACAACTTAGATCGGAAAAGTATGGCGAACCGGTGATGAACTACCTCAAGGGAAAACGCCGCCTGACCGAGCAATCGATTGTGCAGTTCAAACTGGGGGTGTCCGGCGATGAATGGGACGGTCTTCTCAATTACGCCCTCCGCAAGGACCTTTTCCCGAAGGACCTCGAAAAGGCCGGGCTGATCATACACTCCGACAAAAAGGACAGTTATTTCGATCGCTTCCGCCAGCGGCTTATGATACCGATCTTTAATCTGAGCGATAAACCGATTGCCTTCGGCGGCCGCGCCCTGCGCAAAGGCGAAACCGCCAAATATATGAATTCCCCCGAAACCCTGCTTTATTCCAAAAGCAGCATTTTATACGGTCTGAATTTCAGCCGGCAGGCGATTCGGGAACAGAACGCCGTGATTATCGTCGAAGGATATTTTGACTTTATCTCACTTTTTCAGGCCGGCGTTACCAATGTCGTCGCCTCCTCCGGAACCGCTTTCACTCCCCAGCAGGCCCGCCTTTTAGCCCGCTTCGCCGACATGGCCTATCTTTTCTTCGATGCCGACTCCGCCGGCCAGACCGCCGCCGTCCGCTCTGTCGATGCCTTGTATGATGCCGGTATGGAAGTTCTGGTGATGATTCCGCCCGAGGGCGAAGACCCCGATTCCGTGGCGATAAAAGGAGGGCGTGAGGCAATCGAAAATATCCGCTTGAACGCTCTCCGCTATCTCGACTTTCGCACTCGCAAAATTGACCTCAAAACCGTCGGGATAATCGGCAAGGAAAAATTGATCAAGGAACTGGCCGAAGTCGCCTCCCGTATCGCCGATTCCACCCGCCGGCAATTATTTATCGATGAGGCCGCCGAACGTCTCGAAACCAAGTCCCAAAATCTCTTAAATCTTCTCCCCGTCACCGAATCATCACCGAAAGGCCGCACCCTTATCAATCCGCCCAAGAAAATAGTTGATATCGAACGAGAACTTTTGTCTCTTCTGCTCGGTCACCCCGAATATATCGATACCGTCAACGAAGAAATCGCCCTCGATGATTTTCAATCGGAAAATTATGCCAAGATCTATTCCCTGATGCTGACCGTATATAAAAATGAAGGTTCCGTCTCCGAGAGTATGCTTATCGATATGATTGACGATAAATCCCTGTCCGGCGAAATTTCCGCCCTGGTGCAAACGGACTGGCCCGAAACCGACATCCCGATTTTGATTCGGGACTATATGAAAAAAATATCCTATTTCAAACGGGAGCGGCTGATCGACAAATTAAAAGCGGAATTGGCGCGGGCCGAGGAGACCGGCGATCCCAAACTCTCGGCCCGGTTGGCCGAGGAAATCGCGGTGCTTGTAAAACAGCGGGAAGAATAA
- a CDS encoding putative DNA repair protein RecN (Evidence 3 : Putative function from multiple computational evidences) encodes MLKRLSIENFALVDKLEISFDSGMSVITGETGAGKSLVVGAIAQLLGEKADKDDIRSGTSLAIIEGTFDLPDNPLMAEKLKEFSVESDNDSLLLRKEISLKGAARNFINNRLATLAQVREITSHLAELFGQHSHQQLLDESNHLLFLDRFAGVTAEVDSLRDIYFRWETVRKEWAALESRREQEKNERELLLFQKDEIEKAKISVGEEETLLAEKKILDSSRLLGEKSDIILNLLESDDNAILNLIRSCRKELAAMAGLDRKLEKDLQLLDSAEINLDELRGSLESYRSAIPDDPERQEEINLRLDEIYRLKKKYGGSEDSILTTLEKINEQLSRRLDVADRIRNLKDETDRLAKEYEQLALKISKKRCDSSPKLSRRVQEELRLLGIDSAKFEFEFIYEDDPAGVRLGERRCQPGPNGLENGRFLISANPGEPLKPLVKTASGGEISRVMLALKAADNPNPSGLIPLLVLDEIDAGIGGATAGMVGAKLKTLAQNYQLLVITHLHQIASAALHHYAVEKADAKGGRKTVRIKKLTEMERRKEIKRMIALPEKAGF; translated from the coding sequence ATGCTGAAGCGCCTCTCCATCGAAAATTTTGCTCTGGTTGATAAACTCGAAATCTCTTTCGATTCGGGGATGAGTGTCATTACCGGCGAAACCGGCGCCGGTAAATCGCTCGTGGTCGGGGCCATCGCCCAATTACTCGGTGAAAAAGCCGACAAAGATGACATCCGCTCCGGGACGTCACTGGCCATAATCGAAGGAACCTTCGATCTCCCTGACAATCCCCTCATGGCCGAAAAACTGAAAGAATTTTCGGTCGAATCGGACAATGATTCTCTCCTTCTGCGAAAAGAAATTTCCCTCAAAGGCGCCGCGCGTAATTTCATCAACAACCGCCTGGCGACTCTGGCGCAGGTCCGCGAGATAACCTCACATCTGGCGGAACTCTTCGGCCAGCATTCCCATCAGCAACTGCTCGATGAATCCAATCACCTCCTTTTTCTCGACCGTTTCGCCGGCGTGACAGCCGAGGTCGACTCTCTGCGCGATATTTATTTCAGATGGGAAACCGTGCGGAAAGAATGGGCCGCCCTGGAATCGCGCCGGGAACAGGAAAAAAATGAGCGGGAACTCCTCCTGTTCCAGAAGGACGAAATCGAAAAGGCCAAAATATCTGTCGGCGAGGAAGAAACCCTTCTGGCGGAAAAGAAAATTCTCGATTCCTCCCGTCTCCTCGGCGAAAAATCGGATATTATACTGAACCTCCTCGAAAGCGACGACAATGCCATCCTGAATCTTATCCGCTCCTGCCGGAAAGAACTCGCCGCCATGGCCGGCCTCGATAGAAAATTGGAGAAGGACCTGCAACTTCTGGATAGCGCCGAAATCAACCTCGACGAACTCCGCGGCTCGCTCGAGTCATATCGCTCCGCCATTCCCGACGACCCCGAGCGCCAGGAAGAAATCAATCTTCGCCTCGATGAAATTTATCGCCTGAAAAAAAAATATGGCGGCTCGGAAGATTCGATTCTGACGACACTGGAGAAAATAAATGAGCAATTGAGCCGGCGGCTCGATGTCGCCGACCGTATAAGGAATCTAAAGGATGAAACGGACCGTCTGGCGAAGGAATACGAACAATTGGCCTTGAAAATATCGAAAAAGAGATGCGACTCTTCCCCCAAATTGTCACGAAGAGTGCAGGAAGAACTGCGGCTTCTGGGCATCGATTCGGCCAAATTTGAATTCGAATTTATTTACGAGGACGATCCCGCCGGCGTCCGCTTGGGCGAACGACGGTGCCAACCGGGGCCGAATGGTCTCGAAAACGGCCGCTTCCTCATTTCCGCCAACCCCGGCGAACCTCTGAAACCGCTGGTCAAGACCGCCTCCGGAGGCGAAATCTCCCGCGTCATGCTCGCCCTTAAAGCCGCCGACAATCCGAACCCCTCGGGACTGATCCCTTTGCTTGTCCTCGATGAAATCGATGCCGGGATCGGCGGCGCCACCGCCGGCATGGTCGGAGCCAAATTGAAAACGCTGGCTCAAAATTATCAACTCCTCGTCATAACCCACTTGCATCAAATCGCATCCGCCGCCCTGCATCATTACGCTGTGGAAAAGGCCGATGCCAAAGGGGGGCGAAAGACCGTCCGTATAAAAAAACTCACCGAAATGGAGCGCCGTAAGGAGATCAAACGGATGATCGCTCTCCCTGAAAAAGCCGGATTCTGA